A single Paraburkholderia sp. D15 DNA region contains:
- a CDS encoding CHAD domain-containing protein produces the protein MDKRPGDETVVDVAPSAQSAFASYAAPIVDQAIENAHAVRDDASPEALHKLRVSLRRLRSLWWAFEPLLEKGENTRQRALYKYLATAAGKTRDWDILIELIARKDGAANAMTASLDQVRDNAFATSRETLSNADVKHLLREALTTTSTELNTAHERLPLRKFAERRVAASERSLKKRMKRARAAKRSNYTAFHNVRKAGKKLRYLLEFFAPVLSGGHKRTVKRLKQIQKRFGALNDVVASEVLLRDNAALLSGAGAVAGNADDALQWLKKERKRRMRAAAAVLRKM, from the coding sequence ATGGATAAACGGCCCGGCGACGAAACGGTCGTCGACGTTGCGCCCTCGGCGCAGTCAGCCTTCGCATCGTATGCAGCGCCGATCGTGGATCAGGCCATCGAAAACGCTCACGCGGTGCGCGACGATGCATCGCCCGAAGCGCTGCACAAGCTGCGGGTTTCGCTGCGGCGCTTGCGCTCGCTCTGGTGGGCCTTCGAGCCGCTGCTGGAGAAGGGCGAAAACACGCGGCAACGCGCGCTCTACAAATACCTCGCCACCGCGGCTGGCAAGACACGCGACTGGGACATCCTGATCGAACTGATCGCGCGCAAGGACGGCGCGGCGAATGCAATGACCGCGAGTCTCGATCAGGTGCGCGACAACGCGTTCGCGACCAGCCGCGAAACCCTCTCGAATGCCGACGTCAAGCATCTGCTGCGTGAAGCGTTGACGACCACGTCGACGGAATTGAATACGGCGCATGAACGCCTGCCGTTGCGCAAATTCGCGGAGCGACGAGTCGCGGCGTCGGAACGGTCGCTGAAAAAGCGGATGAAACGCGCGCGAGCGGCGAAGCGCTCGAATTACACCGCCTTTCATAATGTCAGGAAGGCGGGCAAGAAGCTTCGTTATCTGCTCGAGTTTTTCGCGCCGGTGTTGAGCGGCGGACACAAGCGCACGGTGAAGCGGCTCAAGCAGATCCAGAAGCGCTTCGGCGCGCTGAACGATGTGGTCGCGAGCGAAGTGCTGCTGCGCGACAACGCGGCGTTGCTGAGCGGAGCGGGGGCGGTAGCCGGCAATGCGGATGATGCGTTGCAATGGCTCAAGAAAGAACGCAAACGCAGAATGCGAGCGGCTGCCGCCGTGCTGCGCAAGATGTAG
- a CDS encoding inorganic phosphate transporter encodes MPELSYPQPGTASGKGRNLSLLIFFAVIAVGAAYCAMHLVDDLQPVRESSVLPYLLLGVALLIALGFEFVNGFHDTANAVATVIYTHSLAPNLAVVWSGSWNFLGVLTSTGAVAFGVLQLLPVELILQVGSSAGFAMVFALLIAAIIWNLGTWYFGLPSSSSHTLIGSIIGVGLMNQMMHGANGTSGVDWNQALGVGKSLLFSPIVGFLLSGLLLLVLKAVIRVPALYAEPKGKEPPPFWIRALLILTCTGVSFAHGSNDGQKGMGLIMLILIGTVPTAYALNKAVTPEQTQTFIAVAQHASATLGKYTQGATPSTNPRGDVETYVRTHQLTPATLPALQQLTDQITHQVSASGSMGAVPQGIVDNVRNNMYVASEAIRLMDKAKQPAFAPEDQKAIDNFKAQTDHATKFIPTWVKVAVAIALGLGTMVGWKRIVVTVGEKIGKQHLTYGQGASAEVVAMLTIGAADMYGLPVSTTHVLSSGVAGTMAANGSGLQWGTVRSLILAWVLTLPVSIALAAGLYWVFRMVF; translated from the coding sequence ATGCCGGAACTTTCGTACCCGCAACCGGGCACTGCAAGCGGTAAGGGGCGCAACCTAAGCCTGCTTATCTTCTTCGCGGTGATCGCCGTCGGCGCCGCTTACTGCGCGATGCATCTCGTGGACGATCTGCAACCTGTCCGCGAAAGCTCGGTTCTACCGTATCTCCTGCTCGGTGTCGCGTTGCTGATCGCGCTCGGCTTCGAATTCGTGAACGGCTTCCACGACACCGCCAATGCGGTGGCCACGGTGATCTACACGCATTCGCTCGCACCGAACCTCGCGGTCGTGTGGTCCGGCAGTTGGAACTTCCTCGGCGTGTTGACCTCGACCGGCGCGGTCGCCTTCGGCGTGCTGCAACTTCTTCCCGTCGAGCTGATCCTGCAGGTGGGCAGCAGCGCGGGCTTCGCGATGGTGTTCGCGCTGCTGATCGCGGCGATCATCTGGAACCTCGGCACCTGGTATTTCGGTTTGCCGTCGTCGAGTTCGCACACGCTGATCGGCTCGATCATCGGCGTCGGTCTGATGAATCAAATGATGCATGGTGCGAACGGCACCAGCGGCGTGGACTGGAACCAGGCGCTCGGCGTCGGCAAGTCGCTGCTGTTTTCGCCGATCGTCGGCTTTCTTCTTTCCGGCTTGCTGCTGCTGGTCCTGAAGGCCGTGATACGTGTTCCCGCGCTGTATGCCGAACCGAAGGGCAAGGAACCGCCGCCGTTCTGGATTCGCGCGCTGCTGATCCTGACGTGTACCGGCGTGTCGTTCGCGCACGGTTCGAACGACGGTCAGAAGGGCATGGGCCTCATCATGCTGATCCTGATCGGCACGGTGCCGACCGCTTACGCGTTGAACAAGGCGGTCACGCCGGAACAGACGCAGACCTTCATCGCGGTCGCGCAACATGCGTCGGCGACGCTCGGTAAGTACACGCAGGGCGCAACGCCCTCGACGAATCCGCGCGGCGATGTGGAAACCTATGTCCGCACGCATCAACTGACGCCCGCCACGCTGCCCGCATTGCAGCAACTGACCGACCAGATCACGCATCAGGTCAGCGCGTCGGGTTCGATGGGCGCGGTGCCGCAAGGCATTGTCGATAACGTGCGCAACAACATGTACGTGGCGTCCGAAGCGATCCGCCTGATGGACAAGGCGAAGCAACCGGCCTTCGCGCCGGAAGACCAGAAGGCCATCGACAACTTCAAGGCGCAGACCGATCACGCCACCAAGTTCATTCCGACCTGGGTGAAGGTGGCCGTCGCCATCGCGCTGGGTCTCGGCACGATGGTGGGCTGGAAGCGGATCGTCGTGACGGTCGGCGAGAAGATCGGCAAGCAGCATCTGACGTACGGCCAGGGCGCATCGGCGGAAGTGGTCGCAATGCTGACGATCGGCGCGGCTGACATGTACGGTCTGCCGGTCTCGACGACGCACGTGTTGTCGTCCGGCGTGGCGGGCACGATGGCGGCCAACGGCTCGGGCCTGCAATGGGGCACCGTGCGCAGCCTGATCCTCGCCTGGGTGCTGACGCTGCCGGTGTCGATCGCGCTCGCGGCGGGGCTGTATTGGGTGTTCCGGATGGTGTTCTGA
- the ppk2 gene encoding polyphosphate kinase 2, producing the protein MKELDPRPESELLAERQRRFEEDLIDAYDEELEMEVDDRIIDGAEGFTAEHREARKMYFRELFRLQGELVKLQDWIVQTGHRLVVIFEGRDAAGKGGAIKRITQRLNPRVCRVAALPAPNNRERTQWYFQRYVSHLPAGGEMVLFDRSWYNRAGVERVMNFCSDEEYEEFFRSVPEFEKMLARSGVQILKYWFSITDEEQEIRFQNRIHDPLKQWKLSPMDLESRRRWEAYTQAKEVMLQRSHIPEAPWWVVQAVDKKRARLNCIHHLLSQVPYHEVEHPTVELPDRVHHDEYSRQPVPQSMIVPEIY; encoded by the coding sequence ATGAAAGAGCTGGATCCGAGACCCGAAAGCGAGCTGCTCGCAGAGCGGCAACGCCGTTTCGAGGAAGACCTGATCGACGCGTATGACGAAGAGCTCGAAATGGAGGTCGACGACCGCATTATCGACGGCGCCGAAGGCTTCACGGCCGAGCATCGCGAAGCCCGCAAGATGTACTTCCGCGAGTTGTTCCGCCTGCAAGGCGAGCTGGTCAAGCTGCAGGACTGGATCGTGCAAACGGGGCATCGGCTGGTAGTGATCTTCGAAGGGCGCGACGCGGCCGGCAAGGGCGGCGCGATCAAGCGCATCACGCAGCGGCTCAATCCGCGCGTGTGCCGGGTGGCCGCATTGCCCGCGCCGAATAACCGCGAACGCACGCAGTGGTATTTCCAGCGCTACGTCTCGCACTTGCCGGCGGGCGGCGAAATGGTGCTGTTCGACCGGAGCTGGTACAACCGCGCGGGCGTCGAACGTGTGATGAATTTCTGCTCGGACGAAGAATACGAAGAGTTCTTCCGCTCGGTGCCGGAGTTCGAGAAGATGCTGGCGCGCAGCGGCGTGCAGATTCTCAAATACTGGTTCTCGATTACCGACGAAGAGCAGGAGATCCGCTTCCAGAATCGTATTCACGATCCGCTGAAGCAATGGAAGCTGAGTCCGATGGATCTGGAAAGCCGCCGCCGCTGGGAAGCGTACACGCAGGCGAAGGAAGTGATGCTGCAACGCTCGCATATTCCCGAAGCGCCGTGGTGGGTCGTGCAGGCGGTCGACAAGAAACGCGCGCGCCTGAACTGCATTCACCATCTGCTGAGCCAGGTGCCGTACCACGAGGTCGAGCATCCCACGGTCGAGTTGCCGGATCGGGTTCATCACGACGAATACAGCCGTCAGCCGGTCCCGCAATCGATGATCGTGCCGGAGATTTACTGA
- a CDS encoding VTT domain-containing protein, with protein MIAFPTSAVSTWGGVFVFVNVLLTRLGVPIPAVPVLLFAGSAIAAGTLSFWPILGAAVLGALIGDGAWFAAGRLYGRRLMAALGRLSPAIDAKVEKARSLFERYGVPLVAISKFVPGLGLITPPLMGTTAVDTKIYAIWDLAGALAWANFWLLGGAAAERELHMLLDFVKARGGTVIDILLAAALLYLAYRVLQRRRERQRRAAATAATATQDGTGGWRRIAPPKVLDARPQTPALAVQRRIPGAETFDPHSTEQIDAALDAYDVVIYCICPDSAVAVEITQGMRRHGYTRIRALKGGLDAWQRRGFPVAHTTPPEELANGKRAAEVSGEIEDARDAITLRGVAPRRAQRQRQRQGQGV; from the coding sequence TTGATCGCGTTTCCGACGTCGGCGGTGTCCACCTGGGGCGGCGTGTTCGTGTTCGTCAACGTGTTGCTGACGCGCCTCGGCGTGCCGATTCCCGCCGTGCCCGTGCTGTTGTTCGCCGGTTCCGCGATTGCGGCCGGCACGCTGTCGTTCTGGCCGATCCTCGGCGCGGCGGTGCTGGGCGCGCTGATCGGTGACGGCGCGTGGTTCGCCGCCGGCCGCCTGTACGGCCGCAGGCTGATGGCCGCACTCGGCCGCCTGTCGCCCGCGATCGACGCGAAGGTCGAGAAGGCGCGCTCGCTGTTCGAACGCTACGGCGTGCCGCTCGTGGCGATTTCGAAATTCGTCCCGGGTCTCGGCTTGATCACGCCGCCGTTGATGGGCACCACGGCCGTCGATACGAAAATCTACGCGATCTGGGACCTCGCCGGCGCGCTCGCCTGGGCCAACTTCTGGCTGCTTGGCGGCGCGGCCGCCGAGCGCGAATTGCACATGCTGCTCGATTTCGTGAAAGCGCGCGGCGGCACGGTGATCGACATTCTGCTCGCGGCGGCGCTGCTGTACCTCGCGTATCGCGTGCTGCAACGGCGGCGCGAACGGCAACGCCGTGCCGCCGCTACGGCTGCCACCGCAACGCAGGACGGCACGGGCGGCTGGCGCCGCATCGCGCCGCCCAAGGTACTGGATGCACGTCCACAAACGCCAGCGCTCGCCGTGCAACGACGCATCCCCGGCGCCGAAACTTTCGACCCGCACTCGACTGAGCAGATCGACGCCGCGCTCGACGCGTACGACGTGGTGATCTACTGCATCTGCCCGGACAGCGCGGTCGCCGTCGAGATTACGCAAGGGATGCGCCGGCATGGCTACACGCGGATTCGCGCGCTGAAGGGCGGTCTGGATGCATGGCAGCGACGTGGCTTTCCGGTGGCGCATACCACGCCGCCGGAGGAGCTTGCGAATGGAAAACGTGCCGCCGAGGTGAGTGGGGAAATTGAAGACGCACGCGATGCGATCACGCTACGCGGTGTTGCGCCAAGGCGTGCACAGCGTCAACGTCAGCGGCAAGGTCAAGGCGTGTAG
- the ggt gene encoding gamma-glutamyltransferase, giving the protein MRLFRNAKSSAGGFALVALVTVSTGFLEATPAVAKTAAKNQPAVLTASAIAVADKYSADAAEQIFKEGGNAVDAAVAIAFTLAVTYPEAGNIGGGGFMTLYVGGKPYFLDYRERAPLAATKNMYLDDKGEVIKGMSLFGYRAVGVPGTVDGMWQAQRRFGKLKWKQVLAPAIHYARDGFEVSQQLQERRDAAAKDFAGKTNFDTYFGNLKEGVNFKQPDLAAVLQRISDQGAKDFYQGKTADLIAASMRGHGLITKADLQQYKAVWRDPIQADWNGYRVYTAPPPSSGGIGLVQLLKMKADIAPDFKDVPLNSAQYVHLIAEIEKRVFADRAQYLGDPDFYKVPIAQLTDDAYIAKRAAEVNPNTPSDTKSVVPGLGTNMPEKAETTHFSVIDKWGNAVSNTYTINGYFGSGVVADRTGIVLNDEMDDFSAKPGVANMFGVVGSDANSIEPKKRPLSSMSPTIVTKDGKVSLVIGTPGGSRIFTSIFQVINNVYDFNMPLQDAVAAMRFHHQLLPPNTIFWEPYKPIEGELAQQIEAKGYTLKGQDFSGDIQAIKVNGDTPEAAADPRGRGVTRVIP; this is encoded by the coding sequence ATGAGGTTGTTCCGCAACGCCAAATCGTCTGCCGGCGGGTTCGCGCTGGTTGCACTCGTTACCGTTTCCACCGGCTTTCTCGAAGCGACGCCCGCGGTCGCGAAGACCGCCGCGAAAAACCAGCCCGCCGTACTCACGGCCTCCGCGATCGCGGTCGCGGATAAATACAGCGCCGACGCCGCCGAGCAGATCTTCAAGGAAGGCGGCAATGCCGTCGATGCGGCCGTCGCGATTGCCTTCACGCTTGCCGTGACGTATCCGGAAGCGGGCAACATCGGCGGTGGCGGCTTCATGACGCTGTATGTCGGCGGCAAGCCGTACTTCCTCGACTATCGCGAGCGTGCGCCGCTGGCGGCCACGAAGAACATGTACCTCGACGACAAGGGCGAGGTGATCAAGGGCATGAGCCTGTTCGGCTATCGCGCGGTGGGCGTGCCGGGCACCGTCGACGGCATGTGGCAGGCACAGCGCCGCTTCGGCAAGCTCAAGTGGAAACAGGTGCTCGCGCCGGCCATTCACTATGCGCGCGACGGCTTCGAAGTCAGCCAGCAATTGCAGGAACGCCGCGACGCGGCCGCGAAGGACTTCGCGGGTAAGACCAACTTCGACACCTATTTCGGCAACCTGAAAGAGGGCGTCAACTTCAAGCAGCCGGATCTCGCCGCCGTGCTGCAACGCATTTCCGATCAAGGCGCGAAAGACTTCTATCAAGGCAAGACCGCCGATCTGATCGCGGCGTCCATGCGCGGCCACGGCCTGATCACCAAGGCCGACCTGCAGCAGTACAAGGCCGTCTGGCGCGACCCGATCCAGGCCGACTGGAACGGTTATCGCGTGTACACCGCGCCGCCGCCGAGTTCGGGCGGCATCGGCCTCGTGCAGTTGCTGAAGATGAAGGCCGACATCGCGCCGGACTTCAAGGACGTGCCGCTCAATTCCGCGCAATACGTGCATCTGATCGCGGAGATCGAGAAGCGCGTGTTCGCGGACCGCGCGCAATATCTCGGCGATCCGGACTTCTACAAGGTACCGATCGCGCAATTGACCGACGACGCGTACATCGCCAAACGCGCGGCGGAAGTGAATCCGAACACGCCGTCGGACACGAAGAGCGTGGTGCCGGGACTCGGCACCAACATGCCGGAGAAAGCGGAAACCACGCATTTCTCGGTGATCGACAAGTGGGGTAACGCCGTGTCGAACACGTATACCATCAACGGCTATTTCGGCTCGGGCGTGGTGGCGGATCGCACCGGTATCGTGCTGAACGACGAGATGGACGACTTCTCCGCGAAGCCGGGCGTGGCGAACATGTTCGGCGTGGTGGGCAGCGACGCGAATTCGATCGAGCCGAAGAAGCGTCCGCTGTCGTCGATGAGTCCGACCATTGTGACGAAGGACGGCAAGGTGTCGCTGGTGATCGGCACGCCGGGCGGGTCGCGTATTTTCACGTCGATCTTCCAGGTCATCAACAACGTGTACGACTTCAACATGCCGTTGCAGGACGCGGTCGCGGCGATGCGCTTCCATCACCAGTTGCTGCCGCCGAACACGATCTTCTGGGAGCCGTACAAGCCGATCGAAGGCGAACTCGCGCAGCAGATCGAAGCGAAGGGTTATACGCTGAAGGGGCAGGATTTCAGCGGCGACATCCAGGCGATCAAGGTGAATGGCGATACGCCGGAAGCAGCGGCCGATCCGCGCGGACGTGGCGTGACGCGGGTGATTCCGTAG